A window of Paraburkholderia bryophila contains these coding sequences:
- a CDS encoding TetR/AcrR family transcriptional regulator: MNEPTPKERKPRADALRNRERILEVAKTAFTHAQGEISLEEVARQAGVGVGTLYRHFPTRDALLESVYRAEVERLAEEARKLTDSLPPLEALRAWMTLFIDYIATKKIIAPALNSIVGGSTKLFESSGAQIMDAIHSLVARAVASGDIRADLDPLDLLRALVGVSNVASAPDWQQSAKRLVDILLLGSRPQD; this comes from the coding sequence ATGAACGAACCGACACCCAAAGAACGAAAACCCAGGGCGGACGCGCTGCGCAATCGCGAGCGCATTCTCGAGGTAGCGAAAACGGCGTTTACCCACGCGCAAGGCGAGATCAGCCTGGAGGAGGTCGCCCGCCAGGCCGGCGTTGGCGTCGGCACGCTCTACCGGCACTTTCCGACGCGCGACGCGCTGCTTGAGAGTGTCTATCGTGCCGAGGTGGAGAGGCTGGCCGAGGAGGCGCGCAAGCTGACCGATTCGCTGCCGCCGCTCGAAGCGCTGCGCGCCTGGATGACGCTTTTCATCGACTACATCGCGACGAAGAAGATCATTGCGCCTGCATTGAATTCGATTGTCGGCGGATCGACCAAACTGTTCGAATCGTCCGGGGCGCAGATCATGGACGCGATCCACTCGCTGGTTGCGCGCGCCGTCGCGAGTGGTGATATCCGGGCGGATCTCGATCCGCTGGATCTGCTTCGCGCACTCGTAGGCGTTTCAAATGTCGCGTCCGCGCCGGACTGGCAGCAGAGTGCCAAGAGGCTGGTCGATATCCTGTTGCTCGGATCGCGACCGCAGGACTAG
- a CDS encoding helix-turn-helix domain-containing protein, with amino-acid sequence MPLSHLLLAAEPPQLAPGIVHSNFSVQGDARHSFLSWQERMSPVYDIQPASKHADETFDAAMSRYSIDDLSFFHFRTGPNLAVRSLGRVSTENIRDVSFSVFLEGRPGEFVSGKQGRDASPIASMPTILALDMDQPCAVRSFHGRILLFFVPRALVEKAFPDAASLHGRRVEATTPLTRTLIAHLIALNRQIVGLSKDDARQSFLTAVELLAAAFSRQAGLSGNARAAVRAAVYGQVRRYVEAHLHDPELSTERVLASLHVSRASAYRLFEHEGGLATYIASRRLRMAADELVRFPHLEVRDIAAGLGFNSASSFNRAFRRAFDIAPRDLHGYAPLLRREREGFARHTNWPTTSQSAQATHVAHAAHVHA; translated from the coding sequence ATGCCATTGAGCCACCTGTTGTTAGCGGCCGAGCCGCCCCAGCTTGCGCCGGGCATCGTACACAGCAATTTCAGCGTGCAGGGCGACGCCCGTCATAGCTTCCTCTCGTGGCAGGAACGCATGAGTCCGGTCTACGACATTCAGCCTGCCTCAAAGCACGCCGACGAAACCTTCGACGCCGCGATGTCCCGCTACTCGATCGACGATCTCAGCTTTTTCCATTTCCGCACTGGCCCGAATCTGGCCGTGCGCTCACTGGGACGCGTCTCGACGGAGAACATTCGCGACGTTTCATTTAGCGTGTTTCTGGAAGGCCGGCCTGGTGAATTCGTGAGCGGCAAGCAAGGGCGGGACGCATCGCCCATCGCATCCATGCCGACTATTCTTGCGCTGGATATGGATCAGCCGTGCGCCGTACGGAGCTTTCATGGCCGGATATTGTTGTTCTTCGTGCCGCGCGCGCTGGTCGAAAAAGCCTTTCCCGACGCGGCGTCGCTGCATGGCCGCCGGGTCGAAGCGACAACACCGTTGACCCGCACGCTGATAGCGCATCTGATCGCGCTCAATCGGCAAATCGTCGGCCTGAGCAAAGACGACGCGCGTCAGTCCTTTCTTACCGCGGTCGAATTGCTGGCCGCTGCATTCAGCCGGCAAGCGGGCCTATCCGGCAACGCGCGCGCGGCGGTGCGCGCCGCGGTGTACGGACAGGTGCGGCGCTATGTCGAGGCGCATCTGCACGACCCGGAGTTGTCGACGGAGCGCGTATTGGCGTCGCTGCATGTGTCGCGTGCCAGCGCGTACCGTCTGTTCGAGCATGAAGGCGGTCTGGCGACTTATATCGCCAGTCGCAGGTTGCGAATGGCCGCCGATGAACTGGTCCGCTTTCCGCATCTCGAAGTGCGGGACATCGCGGCGGGACTCGGCTTCAACAGCGCATCGAGTTTCAACCGCGCGTTTCGTCGCGCGTTCGATATCGCACCGCGCGATTTGCACGGGTATGCGCCATTACTCCGGCGAGAGAGGGAAGGGTTCGCGCGTCATACGAACTGGCCGACGACGAGCCAGTCGGCACAGGCTACACATGTAGCACACGCGGCGCACGTTCACGCGTAA